The nucleotide sequence TCTACTTGCGCCTGGAGTGCTCGCAAACAAGCAATGCTTACCGTCAATAAAGCCGGTTGCGTATAATAAGTCAAACGCAAATCAGAATCTGGGCCTTCAAACATCACTTTACTAAGTGAAAAACCAAGTGCCTCATCTGCTTGCGTGATGATATCTTTCGCCTCACTCGAATGCTCCATCAATTCCTTCCCCATGCCAACGTACTGTGCACCTTGACCGGGAAAAACAAATGCTACCCCCAACTGTCTCACCACCCTATACGATATCCGATCATACAAAGAAATGGATGTAAGATGCCTTTACCAACTACTCTACCCATGTATGGATTGTTCAAGATCTTGAATTAAACCGCTATGTTGCATGTTGTAGGCATGTCGCACGGCCATCTCAAACGCTCTTGGATTAGAAGAGCCATGTGCTTTAACTAGCACACCACGCACGCCCAAAAATGGACCCCCACCATATTCTGCATAGTCAAAGCGCTTCTTAAATGCTTTTAATCCACTACGCATCGAAAGAGCTGCAAGTTTTGTAAGAGGATTTGCAAAAAAAATGTGTTTGAGAGATTCGAGAAATCCCATTCCTGCTCCTTCGTAAAATTTAACTAACACATTCCCCACAAATCCGTCACATACAACAACGTCACATGCGCCATTTAGAAGTTCGCGCGCTTCGACATTCCCCACAAAATGGGAACAATCGTGTTCCAATAATTCGTATGCTACTTTCGATAGTTCGTTTCCTTTACCAGGTTCTGACCCGATATTTAAAAGTCCGACGCGCACATGGGATAATCCATGCGTTAACCGCATATATGCTTGTCCCATGTGCGCCCACTGAACAAGATTTTTAGCCGTCGAATCCGTATTGGCACCTGCATCCATTAACAAGACGCCTTGACCTTTAAATGTTGGCATCATGGCTGCCAGAGCAGGTCGTTCAATCCCCTCCATGCGTCCAACCACAAATAAACCAGCAACCATAAAAGCACCTGTATTTCCTGCAGAAACCATCGCATCAGCAGTACCATCACGAACCATTGTAGTACACACAACAAGTGAGGAATCTTTTTGTTTACGAACAGATTTAACAGGTTCTGCATTTGGAGCAATCACATCTTCTGCGTGAACAATCGTTACATTTGGCGGAAATTCACTCGTAATTACCCGTATCTCAGCATCTCTACCAACTAAGATAAATTCTACATCAGGCAAGTCGCGAGCAGCTTGTATTGTGCCAAGAACAGGTGCATTCGGCGCATGATCTCCACCCATAGCGTCAATCGCGATTCTCACCGGTACTTCCCCCTGTCATGTCTAAGCCTTTGCGCATAATTAAGAAATCTGCTATAAAAACATCTTTTTGATCTACTGTCGTTCTTACATTGACTCGTATATAGCCATGCCGTTCACCCTTGACATGTGCGTGTGCAATCATATAGGACCCCGCTTGAACAGAACGCATAAACTTCACAACCGCTCTTGCTGTTAGCGCTTGATCCGCATCTACAATAGCGACAGCCAGGGAGTTTGCTTGTGCAAAAAGATAATGCCCACGGACGATCTGTGAGCGAGAAAAAGCATGTTCTTCATCAGCTCGCCATATCGACAATCCATGTACGCCGAGATCCAATTCTACAATATCTCCAAATACTTCATTTGGAGCAAGTGATCGCACGTGTGGATACCGAGACTCAGCCACTCCCTTTATGCGTTCACGCAATTCCTTAATGCCAAGTGCTAAGCGATCTAGACGAATGGTCTGTACACTGACATCAAAGCGAGAGGCAAGTTGCTCATCAGTCAAAAACGGCTCCCGCTCTAACGTTTCTACGAGTCGCTCTTGTCGCGCTCGCCTACTCACTTTTGCCACGTCAGAGCCACCTCTTTTACTTACACGATCTACTACCATCGTATATCACATTAGAAACATTCATGTTATGTACTGTTAGATAAAAAAAGAGCGCCCTGGACGCAAAGCGCCCCGACCCTCTTGGCCTCTATGCACGTTTCTCCAATACTTGGCGTTTATTATACATTCCACAGTTTGGACACACGCGATGAGACAGTTTAAATTCATGACATTGCGGGCATTCAACCATACCCGGCACTGACAATTTAAAATGCGTTCTACGCAATCTTTTTCTTGTCTTCGACGCTCGATGCTGCGGTACTGCCATCTGCGAACACCTCCATTCCAAAACACACCTGCATCGATCACTCTTCAGTTTTTGATACATCATAAAACCGAGATAGAGCTTGCAAGCGTGGATCCACCTGTTGCACGTGGCATACACAAGTCGAAACGTTCAAATCAGTCCCGCATTCCGAACACAAGCCCCGACAATCATCACGACAGAGAGGCTGCACCTCAATAGCTAAAACAAGTGCCTGCTCAATCAGCGGCTCAAGATCAATCGTTTCCTCGGGCGCATAAAAAACATCAGCTTCTTCTTGCGCTGCAGTAAGCGGAGTTCTTGATAACACCTCATGAATCACTATATCTAACGATCGTGTACATTCTGTCAGACAACGAACACATCGGTACGTTACATCCGTTGAAGCGGTACCGTTCACTTCGCAAATGTTTGGCATCGTCACTGAAGCTATGCCTTGAACCTGAAGTGGCGCAATATGAACAACATCTTTTTCATCACGAAACAACGACATATCGTCCAACGTGCCCGAAAAGGCTGCTCCACCTAGCTTCGTGGCAGAAGTCCATAACACCTTCACGATCTCTGTCACCCCGATCACAACATGTCATAGTATACCTAGTCAAATACAACCTGTCAAACATCTGTTGCTTTATCACCGTTAAGATGTCTTTGGTGGAAGTGACATTAAAAAGGAAATAGCTTGTTGCAGAGAACTGACAGGCACAACTTTCATTTTTGTACCAATTTTTTTTGCTTCCTCTTCTGCATGCAAAGCGTTTGTATCTCCTGCAGCTGTGTCTGCCGGAACAAAGAAATAATTTGCACCTGCATTCGATGCAGCAATAATTTTATGAGCTGCGCCGCCAATTTGACCAACTGTTCCGTCTGCGCTCATCGTTCCTGTACCGGCAATGCGATATCCCCGCGTTAAATTCACCGAACCCAGTTGATTAATGATTTCTAATGTGAACATCAACCCCGCAGAAGGGCCGTCAATATCACCACTATGAATGACAATGTGAATAGGAGTATGTACGACTTGCGCAGGTGCCAGAAAAATACCCAGTCCAGGTCGTTCGTGGTGATGACCCGGTAAGGGAGGTAGCGCCATAAGATGCAAAAGTAGATGTTTGATGTGTCCTTGGCGAATCACCGTAAGCGACACTCGTTCACCCACTTTGGCGTGTTGTAATATTGTTAAAATGCGATTTGGATCTTTTAAAGACTCTCCGTCCATTACAGTAATAATATCACCTGGGAAAAGATGTCCGTATGCCGCTGTTCCACGTTGTACTGATAGTACCATGACACCCGTCGTAGTGACTGAAATAGGCTTGTGTAAGTAATGTAAGGCTGCGATTTCCGCACCTTGGTGTGCCGATGTCATCATGTATGCTTCTAGTTGATTGTATTCTGTATTGGTCAATCCTCCATTGACCGTAGGGGCCGGTAATATTTGATGATGCGGCAACATGAGTCCATACAAAAAATTGTATATATTGGACGCATACACAACATATACAGTCGTCATCATAAATTCGCCTTTAGCTGGTTTATGGCCACCCTTTACGCTAATCATCGATTGTAATGGCAACGCCTCACCTGGCGAATAAATGTAATAGGGTAGTGAGATGAAGTTCATAAGAATGAGCACGATCGCCAATACGATCACCCCAGTAAAAAGGGGCCAACGTTTACGTGATTTAAATCGAAGCGTTCTATCCGATCCCAATTTACGACACACCTCGCTTTGTTTGCAGTGTTAATAAAAGCTCTGGCAACGCGGCTTTCATCGCTTGACGACCTACATCAATCGCTTGACTAACCCCTGTGAAAGAAATGGAACTCATTAAATCGAGTTTAGGACGAACCACAAAATCAGCGTGTAAGATGCGATTGCGAAAAACTTCACGCTCCATAATATCCATAGTTTGCACAATCACATCCCAGGTATTTTTCACAGGAGGTAAACGTTCAAATAACCCGACATCTATAGCAACAACAAAATCCGCGCCAAGATCGCGCACTGCTTGTATGGGTACTCGCTCAATTACCCCTCCATCGACAAGCATGCGATCACCTATTCGATGAGGCACAAAAATACCGGGAATGCCAATACTTGCCCTCACCGCATCGTGAATGGCACCACTCGTAAATATGACGCGCTCACCAAGCTCAATATCAGTCGCCACGACGGCTAAAGGAATCGATGTATCTGAGAAATCCATGTTTTTGGTTAATAATTTGATCAATTCATGAAAGCGTCGGCCAGCTACCAGTCCTAACTTTGGCACCGTCACATCAACCCATCGTTTTAAAGGTAAATGCAGTGCCAACTGCTCCATTCGATCAATAGGTGCTCCTGTAGCGTATACAGAGGCAATTAAGCTACCCATACTCGAACCCGCAATCGCCTCAACCTCAATCCCTGCTTCTTCAAGAACTTGTAACACTCCGATATGAGCGAATCCGCGGGTGCCTCCGCTACCAAGTGCTAGTCCAATATGCAGACGATCTTGCACGCGCTCATCTCCTTTACCGCCTCTATGCATACTTTCTGCTGAGTGCTTTTGCCACATGATGTGGTACAAATGCACTGACATCACCATGATAGCTTGCAATTTCCTTGATCATACTTGAACTCACATGTGCAAACTCACGGCTTGCAGGTAGAAAAATGGTTTCTACACTTTGAAGTAAATCTTTATTTAACGCAGCCAATTGCATTTCAGTCTCAAAGTCTACGAATGTGCGTACTCCACGCACAACAATATGTACTTGCTGAGTCTTCAAATAATCCACCAGTAACCCAGGAAATTGGTCAACCTGTATGTTTTTTAGATGCTGCGTAGCTTCTCGAATGAGTTCTATACGTTCCATAGGATTAAATAAAGCCTGTTTTTTTACATTGACAAGCACTGCAACGATACACATATCAAACAGAGAGGCAGCACGTTCAATTAAGTCTACATGTCCATTTGTGAGTGGATCAAAGCTCCCTGCATAGACAGCTGTACGCATCAATCATCACCTCAGATCAAAGTCGTTGTTACTCATCAATAGACGCGTCATAATCATAAATCACCACTTTTGTTGATCCGTACCGAACCTCTTTACGCACATGCAGTGACAAGATATCTGGAGTCATTGTTTTTTGATCCATTTCTGCAACGAGTACAGCGTGCGGAGATAAAATTTTTGCTACTACAAGAGAACGCAAAGCATCTTCAAGTACACCCAACTGATAAGGAGGGTCAAGAAACACCACCGTCACTTGCAGTCCTATACGTGCTATTCTCTGTATTGCCTTTGAATAAGAAAGGGCATACACCTGTGCCTGCTTATCGATGCCAAGTTTTTTTACGTTGTCATCAATGGTTTCACTACTAGAAATGTCAACAAATATGCTCTTATCCATCCCACGACTAATCGCCTCTATGCCAAGTGCACCAGATCCAGCAAATAGATCAAGGCATATCCCACCATGAAAAAAGGGTCCAATCATTGAAAAAATGGCTTCACGAACGCGGTCTGTTGTAGGTCTCGTTGCTGTGCCCTTCGGTGCGTGTATGGTACGCCCCCTCAAATCACCAGCAATTACACGCATACTTATCACCTTCTTCATCCTACTTTAACACATTAAATTTACTCGTCTCAAATGAAAAAAAACAACGTGTTTTTTGTATAAAGACCTTTTACATTGACCACAATATGGGATAGCGACGCCAAACGTCGCATAGGCAACCAGAGAGAGTCAGTCAAATGCACTCTCTTCCGGTTTCTCCTCTCCCAGTAGCCGAATGCGGAGTATTACATAAAGGCCGCATCAGGCAACCCCTCTCGCGTACCCGGGCGAGAGGGGTTTTTTATTTTCATAACCAAAGACATACGCCCTTACAAAGTATCTTGTCCCTGCATTCTATACTCATGTGGTGATCAGACAGAAAAGGAGGTCAGGTCAACATGGAAACATTCGGTGGATACACAAGATGGGCAGTTGTTTTTCTAATCATTTTTGTGCTTTTCTTCCTGCTCATCCCAACCTATACTACCCAATGCACAACAGTTCCAGTGTACTAAGTAACATGCTTTAAAAAAATTTCCAACCATACTAAGGAGGTTTTTTAACATGGGCACATTTGGCGGATATACAAGATGGGCAGTTGTATTCTTAATTATCTTCGTTCTATTCTTCTTACTTGTACCAGGTTACGCTGGTTACAACACAGGCGCAGCAGCTATGGCACCTGGCGCAGTCTACTAGATTTTAAAGCTCTTCAAGACAGCAGGAGATGGACTTACGTTAGCCCATCTCCTGCTGTCTTCCTATCTTCTTCATCTGCACATTGAGGTGAAATCCATGTACCAATAATTTGTAGTGCTTTTACGCGATCCCCCTTCTGAACAGAAATAATCGCAGCTTGCGGAGGAAACAATAAAATCACTGTACTGCCAAACTCAAACCACGCACACTCATCACCTTGATGCATCATGCGGTCTCCATTCCAAACAACCACAGGATTCCCTATACTTCTCTGATACAACGACGCATTAACACCAAACTCCCGATCCAATTGCACACTGCCCACAATTGTTGACCCAACTTTCACCATTGCAATAGACTGTGCATTTTTGTGAAACCAAGTAATCATTCTTTCATTGCGTGTAAAAAGAGACGTAATATGTTTAACCCCTAAGCGATTCACAGGAAATAGTGTTCCGGGAATATGCACGATACGTCGTGCGCTTGCATTCACAGGCACATGAATCCTATGATAATCAGCCGGACTTAAATAAATAGTGATATACGTTCCTAAATTAAATTGCATGGCGTTCTCAGCGAGCAAAGCTGATACAGAATAATAGACACCTTTTGCCTGTATGGCTCGATCTGATTCAATGTGTCCAACCTCAGCAATGTGTCCATCTGCTGGTGACACAATAAATGATTCCACCGTCTCTTTGTCGCAACGATCTGTTGCTCGTTTCACGCGACGAGAAAAAAACTCCGTGAGCGAGCGATAGCTTTGGTATGGCTTTTCTGCTTCCTTATAATCAATGTGATACATCCAAATAAATGCTGGTATAAGTGGTCGGCTCAATGAACTGCGACATACCCGTCCCGCCAAAGCAGTGAGCAGCCTTTTAGGCAAAACTAATAACCCTAGTCGCCATGGGTCCCATCGGTTCATTCTATAAAACGCTCCCCATCATCATCGCGTAACTTTACTATTGTACCATATAGAGAATGTCCGATTCTTTTGATCTGTTCTTTCCTATGATCATCAACTTGGATAAAAAGAAACCATGTCCTGCGATGGACATGGTTTCTTTTTATCTTAAAATGATTTATCGTACAATCATTGCCGACCAGACAACTGCTGCTCCGCCATCGCGACAAGTTTACGCGTCATATGTCCACCAATTGTACCAGTGTCCCGCGTAGTCATCATGCCCCAATAACCGTCTGACGGAGGCGTAATTCCGAGTTCTTGAGCTACTTCATACTTGAATTGATCCATTGCCTTGCTAATACCTTTTACCAGATGAGTGTTCGAATGTTGACCTGTAGCCACACTTATCACCCCCTATTGAAAAGTAGTTTGCCCAATCCCTTTTCAATCATGCAACGGTGTGGCCATTAACCGGATTACGAATCTACATATAAATCTTTCGTGTTACCCACATATGCATACTTACGTAAAGAGCGATAGTTAGGCAGCAACCAAAACTCCTCATCATGCACTAATTCAGATGCAACTTGACGCGCCACCTCCATAATCTTCATATCCCTCACAATGTCACCTAGTCGAAAAACAGACATCCCACTTTGGCGATCGCCTAAAAGTTCACCAGGGCCTCGCAACGTGAGGTCTTGTTGAGCCAATATAAACCCATCTTGCGTGTGTAGCATGGCTTGTAATCGTTCTTGTGCAGCATCACTACCTTTGTTAGCTAAAAGAATGCATTGACCAGGATATGCGCCTCGTCCTACACGTCCACGCAGTTGGTGTAATGTGGCAAGGCCAAATCGATCGGCATCATAAATGACCATCATCGTCGCATTTGGAACACTAACCCCGACTTCAATCATCGTCGTTGCAACAAGAGCTGCGATATCCCCGTGCACAAACTTCTGCATAACTAAGGTACGCTCTCGTTCGGGCATTCCACCATGAATTAAACCCACCGTGTAACCGGCCAATTCCTCGCCTAGAATGTCATATAATTCTTTTGCGCTCGTCATATCTGACTCCTCCGTTGGATCAATGCGAGGAGTCACCATGAAAGCCTGCCGTCCTTTAGCAAGCTCAGTGCGC is from Sulfoacidibacillus ferrooxidans and encodes:
- the plsX gene encoding phosphate acyltransferase PlsX, which encodes MRIAIDAMGGDHAPNAPVLGTIQAARDLPDVEFILVGRDAEIRVITSEFPPNVTIVHAEDVIAPNAEPVKSVRKQKDSSLVVCTTMVRDGTADAMVSAGNTGAFMVAGLFVVGRMEGIERPALAAMMPTFKGQGVLLMDAGANTDSTAKNLVQWAHMGQAYMRLTHGLSHVRVGLLNIGSEPGKGNELSKVAYELLEHDCSHFVGNVEARELLNGACDVVVCDGFVGNVLVKFYEGAGMGFLESLKHIFFANPLTKLAALSMRSGLKAFKKRFDYAEYGGGPFLGVRGVLVKAHGSSNPRAFEMAVRHAYNMQHSGLIQDLEQSIHG
- the fapR gene encoding transcription factor FapR; its protein translation is MAKVSRRARQERLVETLEREPFLTDEQLASRFDVSVQTIRLDRLALGIKELRERIKGVAESRYPHVRSLAPNEVFGDIVELDLGVHGLSIWRADEEHAFSRSQIVRGHYLFAQANSLAVAIVDADQALTARAVVKFMRSVQAGSYMIAHAHVKGERHGYIRVNVRTTVDQKDVFIADFLIMRKGLDMTGGSTGENRD
- the rpmF gene encoding 50S ribosomal protein L32, whose translation is MAVPQHRASKTRKRLRRTHFKLSVPGMVECPQCHEFKLSHRVCPNCGMYNKRQVLEKRA
- a CDS encoding YceD family protein, which translates into the protein MKVLWTSATKLGGAAFSGTLDDMSLFRDEKDVVHIAPLQVQGIASVTMPNICEVNGTASTDVTYRCVRCLTECTRSLDIVIHEVLSRTPLTAAQEEADVFYAPEETIDLEPLIEQALVLAIEVQPLCRDDCRGLCSECGTDLNVSTCVCHVQQVDPRLQALSRFYDVSKTEE
- a CDS encoding SepM family pheromone-processing serine protease, which gives rise to MGSDRTLRFKSRKRWPLFTGVIVLAIVLILMNFISLPYYIYSPGEALPLQSMISVKGGHKPAKGEFMMTTVYVVYASNIYNFLYGLMLPHHQILPAPTVNGGLTNTEYNQLEAYMMTSAHQGAEIAALHYLHKPISVTTTGVMVLSVQRGTAAYGHLFPGDIITVMDGESLKDPNRILTILQHAKVGERVSLTVIRQGHIKHLLLHLMALPPLPGHHHERPGLGIFLAPAQVVHTPIHIVIHSGDIDGPSAGLMFTLEIINQLGSVNLTRGYRIAGTGTMSADGTVGQIGGAAHKIIAASNAGANYFFVPADTAAGDTNALHAEEEAKKIGTKMKVVPVSSLQQAISFLMSLPPKTS
- a CDS encoding patatin-like phospholipase family protein, which codes for MQDRLHIGLALGSGGTRGFAHIGVLQVLEEAGIEVEAIAGSSMGSLIASVYATGAPIDRMEQLALHLPLKRWVDVTVPKLGLVAGRRFHELIKLLTKNMDFSDTSIPLAVVATDIELGERVIFTSGAIHDAVRASIGIPGIFVPHRIGDRMLVDGGVIERVPIQAVRDLGADFVVAIDVGLFERLPPVKNTWDVIVQTMDIMEREVFRNRILHADFVVRPKLDLMSSISFTGVSQAIDVGRQAMKAALPELLLTLQTKRGVS
- the coaD gene encoding pantetheine-phosphate adenylyltransferase, producing the protein MRTAVYAGSFDPLTNGHVDLIERAASLFDMCIVAVLVNVKKQALFNPMERIELIREATQHLKNIQVDQFPGLLVDYLKTQQVHIVVRGVRTFVDFETEMQLAALNKDLLQSVETIFLPASREFAHVSSSMIKEIASYHGDVSAFVPHHVAKALSRKYA
- the rsmD gene encoding 16S rRNA (guanine(966)-N(2))-methyltransferase RsmD, translating into MISMRVIAGDLRGRTIHAPKGTATRPTTDRVREAIFSMIGPFFHGGICLDLFAGSGALGIEAISRGMDKSIFVDISSSETIDDNVKKLGIDKQAQVYALSYSKAIQRIARIGLQVTVVFLDPPYQLGVLEDALRSLVVAKILSPHAVLVAEMDQKTMTPDILSLHVRKEVRYGSTKVVIYDYDASIDE
- the asd gene encoding archaetidylserine decarboxylase (Phosphatidylserine decarboxylase is synthesized as a single chain precursor. Generation of the pyruvoyl active site from a Ser is coupled to cleavage of a Gly-Ser bond between the larger (beta) and smaller (alpha chains). It is an integral membrane protein.); the protein is MNRWDPWRLGLLVLPKRLLTALAGRVCRSSLSRPLIPAFIWMYHIDYKEAEKPYQSYRSLTEFFSRRVKRATDRCDKETVESFIVSPADGHIAEVGHIESDRAIQAKGVYYSVSALLAENAMQFNLGTYITIYLSPADYHRIHVPVNASARRIVHIPGTLFPVNRLGVKHITSLFTRNERMITWFHKNAQSIAMVKVGSTIVGSVQLDREFGVNASLYQRSIGNPVVVWNGDRMMHQGDECAWFEFGSTVILLFPPQAAIISVQKGDRVKALQIIGTWISPQCADEEDRKTAGDGLT
- a CDS encoding alpha/beta-type small acid-soluble spore protein, with protein sequence MATGQHSNTHLVKGISKAMDQFKYEVAQELGITPPSDGYWGMMTTRDTGTIGGHMTRKLVAMAEQQLSGRQ